The following coding sequences are from one Granulicella arctica window:
- a CDS encoding DUF190 domain-containing protein, giving the protein MLQAGPALKVTVHINQDTGSTDGFLTDDILTFLQEKGIAGATVFRAHAGFGAHHRLHSSDAGDVSGLHLPVILYFVDELAKVRSILPELLAMVTDGLVEAHPTEVLKDVASPEKVLS; this is encoded by the coding sequence ATGCTTCAGGCTGGCCCCGCACTCAAAGTAACCGTCCATATCAATCAGGACACAGGCTCGACGGATGGATTTCTGACTGACGACATTCTGACATTCCTGCAAGAAAAGGGGATTGCGGGTGCTACAGTCTTCCGGGCTCACGCTGGTTTCGGAGCCCATCATCGTCTTCACAGCAGCGACGCCGGCGATGTTTCCGGGCTTCACTTGCCGGTCATCTTGTACTTCGTCGACGAGCTAGCGAAGGTGCGGAGCATCCTTCCCGAATTGCTGGCGATGGTCACCGACGGTTTGGTCGAAGCCCACCCCACCGAGGTTCTGAAAGATGTTGCTAGTCCTGAGAAGGTGCTCTCCTGA
- a CDS encoding TolC family protein gives MKTVLCFVVVCFLTVVSACKAQTTSPETPVTTLTLHQAETIAIANQPRILAAQLRARAAAQRIKEARSGLFPTLAFNVTGAEVADTGTTTAAGALTTSAISDRFAFGGNLVQLVTDFGRTSALVGTERSLAEAQKDLTTLAGAQIRLNVRAAYFQVLGAEAVLHAAREAQANRQLIVRQISALAQSQLRSTLDVSFASVLESQAELAVFQAESSVQQQRVHLATAMGQSQPINSVLVDEALPEALPPDAASLVLQANVQRADIGAAASRQQAALHLADAERRLRYPTLNVLGAAGQIPFHDHTLEGNYAAAGFNLNIPVFNGGLFSARKNEAVLEASTRTKDVDAIKLEVDEQVQSQWYQANEAFRSLDVTARLVAQSREALHLAQARYQAGLGSIVELNEAQLSETSAEITAAGANYTYLTRRAQLDYAAGLLN, from the coding sequence ATGAAGACCGTTCTCTGCTTCGTTGTTGTTTGCTTCCTTACCGTCGTCTCCGCGTGCAAAGCACAAACAACAAGCCCAGAGACACCCGTAACAACGTTGACGCTTCACCAGGCGGAGACCATAGCGATTGCCAACCAGCCTCGTATCCTTGCGGCACAGCTCAGGGCAAGAGCTGCAGCACAGAGGATAAAAGAGGCTCGTTCCGGTTTGTTCCCAACGCTGGCGTTCAATGTTACGGGAGCCGAAGTCGCCGATACGGGCACGACAACTGCCGCTGGTGCTCTCACCACCTCGGCGATTTCAGACCGGTTTGCTTTTGGTGGCAATCTCGTCCAGCTTGTAACCGACTTCGGGAGAACAAGCGCCCTCGTGGGGACCGAACGTTCGCTTGCTGAAGCACAAAAAGATCTCACGACGCTCGCGGGTGCACAAATTCGCCTCAACGTACGGGCAGCCTACTTTCAGGTCTTAGGTGCGGAGGCTGTTCTGCACGCCGCTCGCGAGGCGCAGGCGAATCGCCAGCTCATCGTGCGTCAGATCAGCGCCTTGGCGCAGAGCCAATTGCGATCGACCCTTGATGTCAGCTTTGCAAGTGTTCTCGAAAGCCAGGCGGAGCTTGCCGTCTTCCAGGCTGAGAGTTCGGTCCAGCAGCAGCGAGTGCATCTTGCGACGGCTATGGGCCAGTCACAACCCATCAACTCGGTGCTCGTTGACGAAGCACTCCCGGAGGCGCTGCCCCCCGATGCTGCATCGTTGGTCCTGCAAGCAAATGTACAGCGTGCGGATATCGGTGCCGCCGCTTCCCGCCAGCAAGCTGCCTTACACCTTGCCGATGCGGAACGTCGGTTACGTTATCCGACGCTGAACGTTCTTGGTGCTGCCGGTCAGATCCCGTTTCACGACCACACCCTCGAAGGGAACTATGCCGCGGCTGGCTTCAACCTGAATATTCCGGTCTTCAACGGAGGTCTGTTTTCAGCGCGAAAGAACGAAGCCGTGCTCGAAGCAAGTACACGGACCAAGGATGTGGATGCCATCAAGCTTGAGGTCGATGAACAAGTCCAGAGTCAGTGGTACCAGGCAAACGAGGCGTTTCGCAGCCTCGATGTAACGGCTCGTCTCGTCGCTCAGAGCAGGGAAGCGCTTCATCTTGCACAGGCTCGGTACCAGGCGGGCCTCGGCAGCATCGTGGAACTTAATGAAGCCCAACTGAGTGAGACCTCCGCCGAAATCACGGCGGCGGGTGCGAACTACACCTATCTCACACGGCGGGCGCAGCTCGACTACGCAGCCGGACTCTTGAACTAA
- a CDS encoding ATP-binding protein — protein sequence MKIFRPANIRTRLAVWFIAILAAILTIYIAVVFSFQYFLLERQIFHDEIQDVETVEGLLYFDATGVLHLQDNYHSRPQSHLLEDRLMEVRDQSGVILYRSKTLGDMILGGVTLPDEGATSYNQRSIRIADGTHVLLISHLHPVQNKLVLIRLGYSLEPLHDRMLRFFFLLLLATPIALILAGFAGYSIARRALRPLDLMAARAEQITAIRLHDRVTVENPHDELGHMARVLNHLLDRIEQAFLQLQRFTADAAHELRTPLASVRALGEASLLEDLSAAEYRDTIGSMLEETIRLNQTIDGLLLLAKTELGQAADQQRPFSLPELLAEIITLLDVLLEERHLAVMQEGAAALVEDIVADRSLVRVAFLNVLHNAIKFTAGGSKLHVFYSRQEREEGIFQKVCIHDSGPGILPAERERVFDRFFTSDSASTSNRSGAGLGLSIAKLIVDRSGGQIFFEDSKIEQGANCCIELPVVRSAILIPSQ from the coding sequence GTGAAGATCTTTCGTCCAGCCAACATCCGTACACGTCTTGCCGTCTGGTTCATTGCTATTCTTGCAGCCATCCTGACGATCTACATCGCTGTCGTCTTTAGCTTCCAGTATTTCTTGTTGGAACGGCAGATTTTTCACGACGAAATTCAGGATGTTGAGACCGTGGAAGGCCTACTCTACTTCGATGCTACGGGAGTACTCCACCTTCAGGACAACTATCACTCTCGTCCTCAATCACACCTATTGGAAGACCGCCTCATGGAAGTGCGGGATCAGTCCGGGGTGATCCTCTACCGTAGCAAAACGCTCGGCGACATGATCCTCGGCGGAGTAACACTTCCAGATGAAGGTGCAACGTCGTATAACCAACGCTCGATCCGGATCGCTGATGGAACCCATGTCCTGCTCATCAGCCACCTTCATCCTGTCCAGAACAAACTGGTACTCATTCGGCTCGGCTACAGCCTTGAACCCCTGCATGACCGGATGCTCCGTTTTTTCTTCCTGCTTCTGCTGGCCACACCCATCGCCCTGATCCTCGCTGGCTTTGCGGGCTATAGCATCGCCCGACGCGCGCTTCGCCCGCTTGATCTCATGGCTGCACGAGCAGAACAGATCACTGCAATCCGCTTGCATGACCGTGTAACAGTCGAGAACCCTCATGATGAACTCGGTCACATGGCACGAGTGCTGAACCATCTTCTGGATCGGATCGAACAGGCTTTTCTACAGCTGCAACGCTTTACAGCGGATGCTGCGCACGAACTGCGCACACCCCTCGCATCGGTCCGCGCTTTAGGCGAAGCGAGTCTGTTGGAAGATCTTAGCGCTGCGGAGTATCGCGACACAATTGGAAGCATGCTCGAAGAAACTATCCGGCTCAACCAGACCATCGACGGACTCCTCCTTTTGGCAAAGACGGAACTCGGCCAGGCAGCGGACCAACAAAGGCCGTTCTCGCTTCCGGAATTGCTTGCGGAGATCATCACTCTGCTTGATGTTCTTCTGGAAGAGCGACACCTTGCTGTTATGCAGGAGGGCGCCGCCGCGCTTGTAGAAGATATCGTCGCAGATAGAAGTCTCGTTCGAGTTGCGTTCCTCAACGTGCTTCACAATGCGATCAAATTCACAGCAGGCGGATCGAAGCTGCACGTCTTCTACTCCCGGCAAGAGCGAGAGGAAGGAATCTTTCAGAAGGTCTGTATTCACGATAGCGGTCCAGGTATTCTGCCTGCCGAACGCGAACGTGTCTTTGACCGCTTCTTCACAAGCGACTCTGCATCGACCTCCAACAGGAGCGGAGCAGGACTCGGACTCTCCATCGCAAAGCTCATCGTCGATCGTAGTGGCGGACAAATTTTCTTTGAAGACTCAAAGATAGAGCAGGGTGCGAACTGCTGTATCGAATTACCTGTTGTCAGAAGCGCAATCCTTATCCCGTCGCAATGA
- a CDS encoding DUF4238 domain-containing protein: MSPEENGSKLTGRKDHWLPQCYMQGFIGPSRKEEPRPLFSFEKETQKWRPVSTREIGQGEGFYDYAEGTDYDAVTHPDSVFGRLEKQWRSKRELMERDKFASWAKHKDFLIEFMHMLRARSPMAMEQQRTVAGSYRVVQVTDIFPHPTNTSLTGVKLDTMTPYPMPAPAVRNTVIRQMLTDVQSGSSWAKDMDWCLRYTDEESNPYTATDQAVIVQGTLVAPAVTPEVLAHPDTIVIFPLCWQSCLFGSPLKFDVSYDRAHPQQPLSIRDEQKQRCDRFVISPVMF; encoded by the coding sequence ATGTCTCCAGAAGAAAACGGCTCCAAACTGACGGGAAGAAAAGACCATTGGCTCCCGCAGTGTTACATGCAAGGGTTCATCGGCCCGTCACGCAAGGAAGAGCCCAGACCTCTTTTCTCTTTCGAGAAAGAGACTCAGAAATGGCGACCGGTCAGCACTAGAGAAATCGGACAGGGCGAAGGGTTTTATGACTACGCCGAGGGAACCGACTACGATGCCGTCACGCATCCCGACTCTGTATTCGGACGCCTCGAGAAGCAATGGCGGTCGAAGCGTGAGCTAATGGAGCGTGACAAGTTCGCATCATGGGCGAAGCACAAAGATTTTCTGATTGAGTTCATGCACATGCTAAGAGCAAGGTCTCCAATGGCGATGGAGCAGCAACGAACTGTAGCTGGCTCCTACAGGGTGGTGCAGGTAACCGACATCTTCCCCCACCCCACGAACACGAGCCTAACCGGAGTCAAGCTCGATACGATGACGCCGTATCCGATGCCCGCGCCCGCAGTTAGGAATACTGTCATTAGACAGATGTTGACTGATGTGCAATCCGGCTCCTCATGGGCTAAGGACATGGACTGGTGCTTGCGATACACCGACGAAGAGAGCAACCCATACACCGCTACTGACCAAGCGGTCATTGTGCAAGGCACACTGGTAGCTCCAGCAGTCACCCCGGAAGTGCTTGCTCACCCGGACACGATTGTCATCTTCCCGCTGTGCTGGCAATCGTGCTTGTTCGGGAGCCCACTCAAGTTCGACGTGTCGTATGACCGGGCGCACCCGCAACAACCCTTGAGCATCCGCGATGAGCAAAAGCAGCGGTGCGACAGGTTTGTGATTTCTCCGGTGATGTTCTGA
- a CDS encoding FRG domain-containing protein, giving the protein MPVPTDWSQQQKTVLEEYRQDLDPYGRSYDELFIKLVCTETAKSWQDFLDWIGELQGSWCFRGQRESAWTLQTSLDREVRVSTPSGHSHLDRRSVENKLLFRFRQQAHQFVPHTPPVDDIASWFALMQHYGTPTRLLDWTSSPYVALYFAVEEKGERDNGYSAIWAIDLDWLETKRQKHLESIDPKERNAYLSGLLEQRGAPLVVKIEPPQANDRMSAQQGFFLWKLYEGTPFFDQILISMMIDPIQERPVIRKLKVGENLRIEFLERLQSVNIHRGSLFPGLDGFCKFLKTDLEIEVAREAERQRSGDGG; this is encoded by the coding sequence ATGCCAGTACCGACGGATTGGTCTCAACAACAGAAAACTGTGCTGGAAGAGTACAGACAGGACCTTGATCCGTATGGGCGTTCCTACGACGAGCTTTTTATCAAGCTCGTTTGCACTGAGACAGCGAAATCGTGGCAGGATTTTCTCGATTGGATAGGGGAACTCCAGGGGTCATGGTGCTTCCGTGGCCAACGCGAATCCGCGTGGACGCTCCAAACCTCACTTGATCGAGAGGTAAGAGTTAGCACGCCCAGTGGTCACAGTCACCTCGACCGCCGGAGCGTAGAGAACAAGTTGCTCTTTCGTTTTAGGCAACAAGCTCACCAGTTCGTTCCTCATACTCCGCCTGTCGATGACATAGCCAGTTGGTTCGCGTTGATGCAGCACTACGGTACGCCTACTCGCCTTCTCGATTGGACCTCGTCGCCATATGTCGCTCTCTACTTTGCAGTAGAAGAGAAAGGAGAGAGGGATAACGGGTACTCAGCCATTTGGGCGATCGACCTAGATTGGCTGGAGACGAAAAGGCAGAAGCACCTCGAATCAATAGACCCGAAGGAACGAAATGCATATTTGAGTGGCTTGCTTGAACAACGTGGCGCACCTCTAGTCGTCAAAATCGAGCCGCCGCAAGCCAATGATCGCATGTCTGCTCAACAAGGGTTCTTTCTCTGGAAGCTGTATGAGGGTACGCCGTTCTTTGATCAGATTTTGATTTCGATGATGATAGATCCGATACAGGAACGACCAGTTATTAGAAAGCTTAAGGTGGGTGAGAACTTGCGAATCGAGTTTCTTGAGAGATTGCAAAGCGTGAACATCCACAGAGGGTCCTTATTCCCTGGTCTCGACGGATTTTGCAAATTCCTTAAGACAGATTTGGAGATCGAAGTTGCAAGAGAGGCTGAGCGACAAAGATCGGGAGATGGGGGATGA
- a CDS encoding tetratricopeptide repeat protein, which translates to MPSVASFLSRWSPNLASSALSTGLEAYSLGDHAKAFTEFRALAKQGNASAQAMLGRMYHNGEGVSVDLDEAVRWIRSAAEEGVPDAQFNLGVMYEDGKGISCDIPEALRWYRLAAQRGFVNAQINLSNCFHNGVGVDKDESLAAWWVSLAADQGDVDAQLNLGTRYMNGIGVENDAFEALFWFNLAAKAGSIDAIHYQETVTKRLTTDQVERIGQGTDWKPKTATESALQIFKTAAGQSIGSLKQTLGEEVFGKLKIIDREIPTAGEVILTETHGIRQVTIVSNIRIALAGYDRNLDLNFKTVENGEGLRHVPALSASIAIAFIRRIDDLADAGTVLGEDAADFTHNLLEYHLSLIGGLEEMIDSGTLALLLKRFSLRQALRAPGLVRYSRLDKIMLPLLPW; encoded by the coding sequence ATGCCGTCAGTTGCCAGTTTTCTATCGCGCTGGTCGCCGAATCTGGCAAGCAGCGCACTTTCGACCGGGCTTGAAGCGTATTCGCTCGGTGACCACGCAAAGGCGTTCACGGAATTCCGAGCGCTCGCCAAGCAAGGTAACGCGAGTGCGCAAGCCATGCTTGGGCGTATGTACCATAACGGCGAAGGCGTTTCCGTTGACCTTGACGAAGCTGTGCGCTGGATCCGGTCGGCGGCGGAAGAAGGCGTTCCAGATGCCCAATTCAATCTTGGCGTGATGTATGAAGACGGCAAGGGAATCTCATGCGATATCCCAGAAGCTCTGCGTTGGTACCGATTAGCCGCGCAGCGCGGATTCGTGAACGCCCAAATCAATCTCTCAAATTGTTTTCATAACGGCGTGGGAGTCGATAAGGATGAGTCTTTGGCTGCTTGGTGGGTTAGCCTCGCAGCAGATCAAGGCGATGTCGATGCCCAACTCAACTTGGGCACCAGGTACATGAATGGGATCGGGGTTGAGAATGATGCTTTCGAGGCTCTCTTCTGGTTTAATCTCGCAGCCAAAGCGGGAAGTATTGATGCCATCCATTATCAAGAGACGGTGACCAAAAGATTAACAACAGATCAAGTAGAACGGATTGGTCAGGGCACCGATTGGAAGCCAAAAACCGCAACGGAGTCGGCGTTGCAAATTTTCAAGACCGCAGCGGGCCAGAGCATCGGCTCACTCAAACAGACTCTCGGAGAGGAAGTTTTTGGAAAGCTGAAGATTATTGACAGAGAAATCCCCACCGCCGGCGAGGTAATTCTGACAGAAACGCATGGTATCCGGCAGGTGACGATAGTCTCGAACATTAGGATAGCTCTCGCTGGGTATGATCGAAACCTCGATCTAAATTTCAAGACAGTTGAAAATGGTGAGGGTTTGCGCCATGTCCCAGCTTTGAGCGCAAGCATAGCAATTGCATTCATTCGACGAATTGATGACTTGGCAGACGCAGGTACGGTCTTGGGAGAGGATGCTGCGGACTTCACCCATAATCTCTTGGAATATCATCTGTCGCTCATCGGCGGGCTGGAAGAGATGATTGATTCGGGTACGCTGGCTTTGCTGCTCAAGCGGTTTTCATTGAGACAGGCGTTGCGCGCTCCAGGACTTGTAAGATACTCGCGATTGGACAAGATTATGCTGCCGCTTTTGCCGTGGTGA
- a CDS encoding transposase encodes MPSENSSREGHRQGRITKTGNAHLRRIVVESAFPDHCFLVSAFLAVAFGAAS; translated from the coding sequence GTGCCCAGTGAGAACTCCAGTAGGGAGGGGCATCGACAGGGCAGAATCACGAAGACGGGTAACGCTCACCTGAGACGGATTGTTGTCGAATCCGCATTTCCAGATCATTGTTTCCTGGTGAGCGCCTTCCTGGCTGTTGCCTTCGGCGCTGCTTCCTGA
- a CDS encoding TetR/AcrR family transcriptional regulator: protein MRERKAQRSRERMISEAMGLFAGKGYEETTMEAIAEAADVSPSTLYRYFPSKDLIVLASFTGNTAKFAEVFALRVKDLSVERALAEAIFAVLAVEDEEPRHALLVRSILGQSPVARARLWDYLGEQQRQLSKQLAESLQKAGDDPIVLLTARVALEVLLAAADIWRASKGRTSSRATAGALMQLLRGGNVLFPDPGPESSTQEAAPKATARKALTRKQ, encoded by the coding sequence ATGAGAGAACGCAAAGCGCAGCGCAGCCGGGAACGAATGATCTCCGAGGCAATGGGCCTTTTTGCAGGGAAAGGCTATGAAGAGACCACGATGGAGGCGATTGCGGAGGCCGCGGATGTCAGCCCTTCTACCCTCTACCGATACTTTCCCAGCAAAGACCTCATCGTTCTGGCGAGCTTCACCGGAAACACAGCCAAATTTGCCGAAGTGTTTGCGCTTCGAGTCAAAGATCTGTCGGTGGAACGCGCCCTCGCGGAGGCAATCTTCGCTGTGCTCGCTGTGGAGGATGAAGAACCCAGGCATGCACTGCTTGTACGGTCCATCCTTGGCCAGTCTCCGGTAGCGCGAGCACGACTCTGGGACTATCTCGGGGAACAGCAAAGACAATTGAGCAAACAGCTTGCGGAATCGTTGCAAAAGGCTGGTGATGATCCGATCGTATTGCTCACGGCCAGGGTTGCATTAGAAGTACTCCTTGCTGCAGCCGATATCTGGCGCGCGAGCAAAGGAAGGACCTCCTCTCGGGCTACGGCGGGGGCCCTCATGCAACTTCTAAGAGGGGGGAACGTTTTGTTTCCCGATCCCGGTCCAGAGTCGTCGACTCAGGAAGCAGCGCCGAAGGCAACAGCCAGGAAGGCGCTCACCAGGAAACAATGA
- the mobF gene encoding MobF family relaxase, whose protein sequence is MLTISKSLSAGQARTYHSREFTSEKQNYWSRDQQAHSEWQGRLAQKWGLRGDVGSDHFARLSEGQHPESGVQLVKHQPARTYENEYGKEITSVEHRAGWDATFSAPKSVSLTALVGGDDRVREEHRESVRVALGELERYTQARIGNVHAPETTGKFIAATFEHDTARPVDGYAAPQLHTHAVIFNVTERENGQTRALQERSLFQSQQYATGVYRSELAMRLRGLGYEIERGKHGQPEIKGYTQEYLDASSPRREQIKEHLQEIGRDGAGAAQVAAHRTRDSKELHSPEEVLQRHRELAAQFGHQADRVVAQAREHDQQHIQQPEKTVQQSVTYSRNHVFERSAVQDERAILQAAMDRSMGQATYSQVRHEFEQRVMRGEFRAVEQTDGRAAPQYTTAEMVRMEKEIVGQMQRGNERGYGDPMLVSPYLRIATEDRHPELSPAQRSAVDEIFVSREKIVGLDGVAGGGKTTTLAVVREGAEAQGYTVEGFAPTSRAAYKLGEAGMETSTLQRHLARGQQPDTGEKRLYVLDESSLASTRQMREFVERLHPNDRVLLVGDTRQHEAVEAGRPFAQLQEAGMRTVKLEEIVRQRDPELKQAVEQLAHGQVGAAVESLDRQGRVHEVKGHEERISAIAHEYAKSPESTLVVSPDNRSRTEINQRIHGELQSHGVVSREEHSVQTLVPRQEMTGADRGWAQQYQVNDIVRYSRSSQETGIEKGEYTRVVSVNAQENTLTVLRTNGEQTTYDPRRQMGVSVYREQEKAFSVGDRIQFTAPNNEMKIANRELGTVEGIAQDGTMRLKLDSERSMSLDPQRHPHLDHGYAVTSYSSQGQTADRVLINIDTELGAKDLLNNRMAYVSVSRGAHDAQIFTNDREKLPQALGHDVSHQSAHTPDRKPPQRELAETPKQEKSQGMDIGLSL, encoded by the coding sequence ATGTTGACCATCTCTAAATCGTTATCTGCGGGCCAGGCGCGGACGTATCATTCCCGCGAGTTCACCTCTGAAAAGCAGAACTATTGGAGCCGCGACCAGCAGGCGCATAGCGAGTGGCAGGGCAGGCTTGCGCAGAAGTGGGGTCTGCGTGGCGACGTAGGCTCCGACCACTTCGCCCGTCTGAGTGAAGGCCAGCACCCTGAGAGCGGCGTGCAACTCGTGAAGCATCAGCCCGCCAGAACCTACGAAAACGAATACGGCAAGGAAATCACCAGCGTGGAGCATCGCGCCGGATGGGACGCCACATTCTCCGCACCGAAGTCCGTCTCCCTCACCGCCCTTGTGGGCGGCGATGATCGTGTGCGGGAGGAGCACCGTGAAAGTGTCCGCGTCGCTCTTGGGGAACTGGAGCGATACACGCAGGCGCGTATCGGCAACGTCCATGCACCGGAGACTACGGGCAAGTTCATCGCGGCCACCTTCGAGCATGATACCGCCCGTCCTGTGGACGGCTACGCCGCGCCGCAGCTCCACACCCACGCTGTCATCTTCAATGTGACCGAACGCGAGAACGGCCAGACCCGCGCGCTCCAGGAGCGCAGCTTGTTTCAGTCCCAGCAGTATGCGACCGGCGTGTACCGCTCGGAGCTCGCCATGCGGTTGCGTGGCTTGGGCTACGAGATCGAGCGCGGCAAGCATGGTCAGCCGGAGATCAAGGGCTACACACAGGAGTATCTCGATGCATCGAGTCCGCGCCGGGAACAGATCAAAGAGCATCTACAAGAGATCGGCAGAGACGGTGCGGGTGCGGCACAGGTTGCCGCCCACCGCACGCGGGACAGTAAGGAACTCCATTCGCCGGAAGAGGTGTTGCAGCGGCACCGCGAACTGGCCGCACAGTTCGGCCATCAGGCAGATCGTGTTGTCGCGCAGGCGCGCGAACACGATCAACAGCATATTCAACAACCCGAGAAGACAGTACAGCAGTCCGTGACCTACTCACGTAACCATGTCTTCGAGCGTTCTGCGGTGCAGGACGAGCGAGCCATCCTACAGGCGGCGATGGATCGCAGCATGGGGCAAGCTACCTATAGCCAGGTGAGGCATGAGTTTGAGCAGCGAGTGATGCGAGGCGAGTTCCGCGCAGTTGAACAGACGGATGGCCGCGCCGCGCCACAGTACACAACCGCCGAGATGGTTCGCATGGAGAAGGAGATCGTCGGCCAGATGCAGCGAGGCAATGAGCGCGGCTATGGCGATCCCATGCTCGTATCGCCTTACCTGCGGATTGCGACGGAAGACCGGCACCCGGAGTTGAGTCCAGCGCAACGAAGCGCGGTCGATGAGATATTTGTGAGCCGCGAGAAGATTGTTGGATTGGATGGAGTCGCCGGCGGCGGTAAGACAACGACGCTGGCTGTGGTTCGTGAAGGTGCGGAGGCGCAGGGGTATACGGTCGAGGGATTTGCGCCGACATCCCGCGCGGCTTATAAGCTCGGCGAAGCCGGTATGGAGACTTCAACACTTCAGCGTCACCTTGCCCGAGGCCAGCAGCCGGACACCGGCGAGAAGCGATTGTATGTACTCGATGAGTCGTCACTGGCCTCTACCCGCCAGATGCGCGAGTTTGTAGAACGGCTCCATCCCAATGACCGCGTTCTGCTGGTAGGCGACACGCGCCAGCATGAGGCCGTCGAAGCGGGCCGCCCCTTCGCGCAACTTCAGGAAGCGGGAATGCGCACGGTGAAGCTGGAGGAGATCGTGCGGCAGCGCGACCCGGAGCTGAAACAGGCCGTCGAGCAGTTGGCTCACGGTCAGGTGGGAGCCGCTGTCGAAAGCCTCGACCGGCAGGGCCGCGTGCATGAGGTAAAGGGCCACGAGGAACGCATCTCGGCCATTGCACACGAGTATGCCAAGTCACCTGAAAGCACGCTGGTAGTTTCGCCCGACAACCGTTCACGCACAGAGATCAATCAACGGATACATGGCGAACTGCAATCGCATGGCGTTGTAAGCCGCGAAGAACACTCCGTGCAGACGCTCGTTCCGCGCCAGGAGATGACCGGCGCAGACCGTGGTTGGGCACAGCAGTACCAAGTGAATGACATCGTGCGCTATTCACGTAGCTCTCAGGAGACTGGCATTGAGAAGGGTGAATACACTCGCGTTGTTTCAGTAAATGCCCAGGAAAATACGCTGACGGTTCTGCGGACGAATGGGGAACAGACGACCTACGATCCGCGCCGCCAGATGGGTGTCTCTGTCTACCGAGAACAGGAGAAGGCATTTTCTGTAGGCGACCGCATCCAGTTCACCGCGCCCAACAATGAGATGAAGATTGCGAATCGTGAATTGGGAACCGTGGAAGGAATCGCGCAGGATGGCACGATGCGATTGAAGCTGGATAGCGAACGCAGTATGAGCCTCGATCCGCAGAGGCACCCTCATCTGGATCACGGCTATGCCGTGACCAGCTACTCCAGTCAGGGGCAGACCGCAGACCGTGTGCTCATTAATATAGATACGGAGCTTGGCGCAAAAGACCTGCTCAACAATCGCATGGCCTATGTCTCCGTTTCACGCGGCGCTCACGATGCACAGATTTTCACGAACGACCGAGAAAAGCTCCCGCAAGCGTTGGGCCATGATGTTTCGCACCAGAGCGCCCATACACCCGACCGGAAGCCGCCGCAGCGCGAGCTTGCCGAGACTCCCAAGCAGGAAAAGAGCCAGGGCATGGACATTGGATTGAGTCTCTGA
- a CDS encoding response regulator transcription factor — MISVFRVLVVEDDSKLGDSIVARLRSNGYNATHAQTGEDAFFLILTTQPDLVILDLTLPHRGGLEILTQVRAQGLNVRVIILTSHNSVEDRVAGLRAGADDYLGKPFSFPELLARVSASLRRTAPKVISGTLQLADLIVDQEARIVTRGGSRLELTTREYDLLLYLFEHRNGVVSREMLVKDVWHEASRSTPIDNIINVQVTRLRRKIDDPFPVKLLHTIHGVGFALREPPR, encoded by the coding sequence ATGATTTCAGTTTTCCGCGTACTCGTTGTCGAAGATGATTCCAAGCTGGGAGATAGCATCGTTGCGCGTCTGAGAAGCAATGGCTACAACGCTACGCATGCGCAAACGGGAGAGGATGCCTTCTTTCTCATCCTTACAACACAGCCTGATCTGGTGATACTGGATCTGACGTTGCCACACCGTGGGGGTTTGGAAATTCTTACTCAGGTTCGTGCGCAGGGGTTGAACGTGCGCGTCATTATTCTTACGTCTCACAACTCCGTTGAAGATCGTGTGGCCGGACTGCGTGCCGGGGCGGATGATTATCTCGGCAAGCCTTTCTCCTTTCCGGAGCTGCTTGCGCGCGTGTCAGCGTCACTCCGCCGGACGGCGCCGAAGGTCATCTCTGGCACGTTACAGTTGGCTGACCTTATTGTCGACCAGGAAGCTCGCATCGTGACTCGGGGCGGCTCCCGTCTCGAACTGACGACACGTGAGTATGACCTTCTGCTCTACCTCTTCGAGCACCGTAACGGCGTGGTGTCGCGCGAGATGCTGGTGAAGGATGTTTGGCATGAAGCCTCACGGTCCACTCCGATAGACAACATCATCAATGTGCAGGTAACTCGTCTTCGTCGAAAGATAGATGATCCCTTTCCGGTGAAGCTTCTGCATACCATCCACGGTGTAGGCTTCGCCCTCCGGGAGCCACCACGGTGA